In the Streptomyces sp. cg36 genome, one interval contains:
- a CDS encoding energy-coupling factor ABC transporter permease: protein MHVPDGFINAPVSAVAGVGAAAAIAVSLRGARRELDEKTAPLAGLVAAFIFAVQMLNFPVAAGTSGHLLGGALAAILVGPYTGVLCVSVVLLMQGILFADGGLTALGVNISDMAITTTVVAYAVFRGLVKVLPRTRRSITVASFVAALLSVPAAALMFTAIYALGGTTDVPIGKVLTAMVGVHVLIGIGEAVITALTVGAVIAVRPDLVHGARGVTAPLKLRVGGELVDAPAPERLPAAAGSTHRVRAVFVVAALLLAGFVSFYASASPDGLEKVAHDKGIDTQEKKHTTEDSPLAGYSVKDIGNDRVATGLAGMIGVGVTIGVGSGVFWAVRRRRGGAAEATPTAVPQSEKV from the coding sequence ATGCATGTCCCGGACGGATTCATCAACGCCCCCGTCTCCGCGGTAGCCGGAGTCGGCGCGGCGGCGGCCATCGCCGTCAGCCTGCGCGGGGCCCGACGTGAACTCGACGAGAAGACGGCCCCGCTCGCGGGCCTGGTCGCGGCGTTCATCTTCGCCGTGCAGATGCTGAACTTCCCGGTCGCGGCCGGCACCAGCGGCCATCTCCTGGGCGGGGCGCTCGCGGCGATCCTCGTCGGCCCGTACACCGGCGTCCTGTGCGTCTCGGTCGTCCTGCTGATGCAGGGCATCCTCTTCGCCGACGGCGGCCTCACCGCCCTCGGCGTCAACATCTCCGACATGGCGATCACCACCACGGTCGTCGCGTACGCCGTCTTCCGCGGGCTGGTGAAGGTGCTGCCCCGCACCCGCCGCTCCATCACCGTCGCCTCCTTCGTCGCCGCCCTGCTCTCGGTGCCCGCCGCCGCCCTGATGTTCACCGCCATCTACGCGCTGGGCGGCACCACCGACGTCCCGATCGGCAAGGTGCTCACCGCGATGGTCGGTGTGCACGTGCTGATCGGCATCGGCGAGGCCGTGATCACCGCGCTGACCGTGGGCGCGGTCATCGCCGTCCGGCCCGACCTGGTGCACGGCGCGCGCGGCGTCACGGCTCCGCTCAAGCTCCGCGTGGGCGGCGAACTGGTCGACGCCCCCGCTCCCGAGCGCCTGCCCGCCGCGGCCGGTTCCACTCACCGGGTGCGGGCCGTGTTCGTGGTGGCCGCGCTGCTGCTCGCCGGGTTCGTCTCCTTCTACGCCTCGGCCTCGCCCGACGGCCTGGAGAAGGTCGCCCACGACAAGGGCATCGACACCCAGGAGAAGAAGCACACCACCGAGGACTCCCCGCTCGCGGGCTACTCGGTCAAGGACATCGGCAACGACCGGGTGGCCACCGGCCTCGCGGGCATGATCGGCGTCGGCGTCACCATCGGCGTCGGCAGCGGGGTCTTCTGGGCGGTGCGCCGCCGCCGGGGCGGGGCCGCCGAGGCCACCCCCACCGCCGTGCCGCAGAGCGAGAAGGTCTGA
- a CDS encoding MMPL family transporter, producing the protein MATFLYRLGRFAFRRRRYVALVWVALLFLAGFGAASASTPSASSFSMPGTEAQKAFDLLEQRFPGGSADGATARIVFKAPAGKTMNDAASKAEVDKVVTELPKGSKQVSSVTDPYQANAVSKDGSTAYISVKYKVNGMALEDSDRKSLEDSGKAAQKAGLTVEIGGDALQAKPETGSGEIIGVVIAGLVLMITFGSLIAAGLPLITAIIGVGIGVSTITALANVLDLGNTTSTLASMIGLAVGIDYALFIVSRYRAELREGREREEAIGRAVGTAGSAVVFAGLTVVIALCGLAVVNIPMLTKMGVAAAGTVVIAVLIALTLIPAVLGFAGKRVFGRRTRRKMEAGTVEAPAEAKPNMGTRWSSFVLRRPIWVLLAGVIGLGVIAVPAASLEMGLPDDGSQPTSTTQRRAYDTLSDGFGPGFNGPLMIVVDGAKASGGAKAAADRTADTIKKLPDVAEVAAPALNKEGDTATITVVPKSKPSSTDTEDLVHSIRDAGKDIKSETKAEVLVTGATAMNIDFSQRMNDALLPYLALVVGLAFLLLMVVFRSILVPLKAALGFLLSVVAALGAVVAVFQWGWLGGLFGVENPGPIMSMMPIFMVGVVFGLAMDYEVFLVTRMREAFVHGERPGQAIVTGFRHGARVVTAAAVIMIAVFSGFIGASDQMIKMIGFALAIAVFFDAFVVRMAIVPAVLALLGAKAWWLPGWLNRILPNVDVEGEGLKAHTDKASDGDDDRELARV; encoded by the coding sequence GTGGCCACGTTCCTCTACCGACTCGGCAGGTTCGCCTTCCGGCGCCGCCGCTATGTCGCCCTGGTGTGGGTGGCGCTGCTGTTCCTCGCCGGATTCGGCGCCGCGTCCGCCTCCACTCCTTCCGCCAGCTCCTTCTCGATGCCCGGCACCGAGGCCCAGAAGGCCTTCGACCTGCTGGAGCAGCGCTTCCCGGGAGGCAGCGCCGACGGCGCCACCGCCCGTATCGTCTTCAAGGCCCCGGCCGGCAAGACCATGAACGACGCGGCCAGCAAGGCCGAGGTCGACAAGGTCGTCACCGAGCTGCCCAAGGGCTCGAAGCAGGTCTCCTCGGTGACCGACCCGTACCAGGCGAACGCCGTCTCCAAGGACGGCTCGACCGCGTACATATCCGTGAAGTACAAGGTCAACGGCATGGCCCTGGAGGACAGCGACCGCAAGTCGCTGGAGGACTCCGGCAAGGCCGCGCAGAAGGCCGGGCTCACCGTCGAGATCGGCGGTGACGCGCTCCAGGCCAAGCCCGAGACGGGCTCCGGCGAGATCATCGGTGTGGTGATCGCCGGCCTCGTGCTGATGATCACCTTCGGCTCGCTGATCGCCGCCGGTCTGCCGCTGATCACCGCCATCATCGGCGTGGGCATCGGCGTCTCCACCATCACCGCGCTCGCCAACGTCCTGGACCTCGGCAACACCACCTCGACGCTGGCCTCGATGATCGGCCTCGCGGTCGGCATCGACTACGCGCTCTTCATCGTCTCGCGCTACCGGGCCGAGCTCCGCGAGGGCCGCGAGCGCGAGGAGGCCATCGGCCGGGCGGTGGGAACCGCCGGTTCCGCGGTCGTCTTCGCCGGTCTGACCGTCGTCATCGCGCTGTGCGGCCTCGCGGTCGTCAACATCCCGATGCTCACCAAGATGGGCGTGGCCGCGGCCGGCACGGTCGTGATCGCCGTACTGATCGCGCTCACCCTCATCCCGGCGGTGCTCGGCTTCGCGGGCAAGCGCGTCTTCGGCCGCCGCACCCGCCGGAAGATGGAGGCCGGCACGGTCGAGGCCCCCGCCGAGGCCAAGCCGAACATGGGCACCCGCTGGTCCAGCTTCGTGCTGCGCCGCCCGATCTGGGTGCTGCTCGCCGGTGTGATCGGGCTCGGCGTCATCGCCGTCCCGGCCGCCTCCCTGGAGATGGGTCTGCCCGACGACGGCTCGCAGCCGACCTCGACGACCCAGCGCCGCGCCTACGACACCCTCTCCGACGGCTTCGGCCCGGGCTTCAACGGCCCGCTGATGATCGTCGTGGACGGGGCCAAGGCGTCCGGCGGTGCCAAGGCCGCGGCCGACCGCACCGCGGACACCATCAAGAAGCTGCCCGACGTCGCCGAGGTGGCGGCGCCCGCCCTCAACAAGGAGGGCGACACCGCGACCATCACGGTCGTCCCGAAGTCCAAGCCGTCCTCCACGGACACCGAGGACCTGGTCCACTCGATCCGGGACGCGGGCAAGGACATCAAGTCCGAGACCAAGGCCGAGGTCCTGGTCACCGGCGCGACCGCGATGAACATCGACTTCTCGCAGCGCATGAACGACGCCCTGCTGCCCTACCTCGCCCTCGTGGTGGGCCTGGCGTTCCTGCTGCTGATGGTGGTCTTCCGCTCGATCCTGGTCCCGCTCAAGGCGGCGCTCGGCTTCCTGCTCTCGGTGGTCGCCGCCCTCGGCGCGGTCGTCGCGGTCTTCCAGTGGGGCTGGCTGGGCGGGCTCTTCGGGGTGGAGAACCCCGGCCCGATCATGTCGATGATGCCGATCTTCATGGTCGGCGTGGTCTTCGGTCTGGCCATGGACTACGAGGTCTTCCTCGTCACCCGGATGCGCGAGGCGTTCGTCCACGGCGAGCGGCCCGGCCAGGCGATCGTGACCGGTTTCCGGCACGGCGCCCGGGTGGTCACCGCCGCCGCGGTGATCATGATCGCGGTCTTCTCCGGCTTCATCGGGGCCAGCGACCAGATGATCAAGATGATCGGCTTCGCCCTGGCGATCGCGGTCTTCTTCGACGCCTTCGTGGTCCGCATGGCCATCGTCCCGGCGGTGCTCGCGCTGCTCGGCGCGAAGGCGTGGTGGCTGCCGGGCTGGCTGAACCGGATCCTGCCCAACGTCGACGTCGAGGGTGAGGGCCTCAAGGCCCACACCGACAAGGCGTCGGACGGCGACGACGACCGCGAGCTCGCGCGCGTCTGA
- a CDS encoding energy-coupling factor ABC transporter ATP-binding protein, whose product MNTSASSSAPASLEVSGLAFAYPDGHQALFGVDLTVARGERVALLGPNGAGKTTLVLHLNGILTGGAGSVKVAGLPVAKQNLAEIRRRVGIVFQDPDDQLFMPTVREDVAFGPAAAGMRGAELEERVRGALERVGMAEFADRPPHHLSFGQRRRVAVATVLAMEPEILVLDEPSSNLDPASRRELADILRSLDVTVLMVTHDLPYALELCGRSVILSGGTITADGKTADVLSDEELMRTHRLELPFGFDPRAAAAKL is encoded by the coding sequence GTGAATACGTCCGCAAGCTCTTCCGCGCCCGCCTCCCTGGAGGTGAGCGGCCTCGCCTTCGCCTACCCCGACGGCCACCAGGCCCTGTTCGGCGTCGACCTCACGGTGGCGCGCGGCGAACGCGTCGCGCTGCTCGGCCCCAACGGCGCCGGCAAGACCACCCTCGTCCTGCACCTCAACGGCATCCTGACCGGCGGCGCCGGCTCGGTGAAGGTGGCCGGGCTGCCGGTCGCCAAGCAGAACCTGGCGGAGATCCGGCGCCGGGTCGGGATCGTCTTCCAGGACCCCGACGACCAGCTCTTCATGCCCACGGTCCGGGAGGACGTGGCCTTCGGGCCCGCCGCCGCCGGGATGCGCGGGGCGGAGCTGGAGGAGCGGGTGCGCGGCGCGCTGGAGCGGGTGGGGATGGCGGAGTTCGCGGACCGGCCGCCGCACCACCTCTCCTTCGGCCAGCGCCGCCGGGTCGCGGTGGCGACCGTGCTGGCGATGGAGCCGGAGATCCTGGTCCTGGACGAGCCGTCGTCCAACCTGGACCCGGCCTCGCGCCGCGAACTCGCCGACATCCTGCGCTCCCTGGACGTCACCGTCCTGATGGTCACCCACGACCTGCCGTACGCGCTGGAGCTGTGCGGCCGGTCGGTGATCCTCAGCGGCGGCACCATCACGGCCGACGGCAAGACGGCGGACGTCCTCTCCGACGAGGAGCTGATGCGCACCCACCGGCTGGAGCTGCCGTTCGGCTTCGACCCGCGGGCCGCCGCCGCGAAGCTCTAG
- the cbiQ gene encoding cobalt ECF transporter T component CbiQ: MGAGHAHKMYRQAASPVHALPPHCKIAAVFLFVIVVVSTPREAVWAFGLYVVLLALVARAARIPAGFLLKRLLIEVPFVAFAVLMPFVVPGDQVHVLGLALSKNGLWGAWNVLAKGTLGVAASVILASTTDLRALLLGLQRLRLPSLLVQIASFMIRYGDVITDEMRRMSIARRSRGFEAKGPKAWGVLAKSAGALFIRSYERGERVHLAMVSRGYAGSIPVIDDVTATGAQWRYAAVLPASALVVCLLGWTL, encoded by the coding sequence ATGGGCGCCGGCCACGCCCACAAGATGTACCGGCAGGCGGCCTCGCCGGTCCACGCGCTGCCCCCGCACTGCAAGATCGCGGCGGTCTTCCTCTTCGTGATCGTGGTCGTCTCGACCCCGCGCGAGGCGGTCTGGGCCTTCGGGCTCTACGTCGTGCTGCTGGCCCTGGTGGCGCGGGCGGCCCGGATCCCGGCGGGCTTCCTGCTCAAGCGGCTGCTGATCGAGGTCCCGTTCGTGGCGTTCGCGGTCCTGATGCCGTTCGTGGTGCCGGGCGACCAGGTGCACGTCCTGGGCCTGGCGCTGAGCAAGAACGGTCTGTGGGGCGCCTGGAACGTCCTGGCCAAGGGCACGCTCGGGGTCGCCGCCTCGGTGATCCTGGCCTCCACCACCGATCTGCGGGCCCTGCTCCTCGGCCTCCAGCGGCTGCGGCTGCCGTCCCTGCTCGTCCAGATCGCCTCGTTCATGATCCGCTACGGCGATGTGATCACGGACGAGATGCGCCGGATGTCCATCGCCCGCCGCTCGCGCGGCTTCGAGGCGAAGGGCCCCAAGGCGTGGGGCGTGCTCGCCAAGTCGGCGGGCGCCCTCTTCATCCGCTCGTACGAACGCGGCGAGCGGGTGCACCTGGCCATGGTCAGCCGTGGCTACGCGGGATCGATCCCGGTCATCGACGATGTCACGGCGACCGGTGCCCAATGGCGGTACGCGGCGGTGCTCCCCGCGTCGGCCCTCGTCGTCTGTCTCCTGGGGTGGACCCTGTGA
- a CDS encoding SsgA family sporulation/cell division regulator, which translates to MSPAVEEHARARIVSDAPHHRPVPVALRYDPAEDPLTVRFAFPGGNEWAFPRALLEAGLRGPSRRGDVVVWPCGRAQTVLEFHSSDGVAVVQFDSSPLIRFLRRTHAAPSASTGRGGLRRSETYVRKEPAPTRDA; encoded by the coding sequence ATGTCCCCCGCCGTCGAGGAGCACGCCCGCGCGAGGATCGTCTCGGACGCCCCGCACCACCGACCCGTTCCGGTCGCCCTGCGCTACGACCCCGCCGAGGACCCGCTGACCGTGCGTTTCGCCTTCCCCGGCGGCAATGAGTGGGCCTTCCCGCGCGCCCTCCTGGAGGCGGGGCTGCGCGGGCCCTCGCGCCGGGGCGACGTGGTGGTCTGGCCGTGCGGCCGGGCCCAGACCGTGCTGGAGTTCCACTCGTCCGACGGCGTCGCGGTGGTCCAGTTCGACAGCTCGCCCCTGATCCGCTTTCTGCGGCGTACGCATGCCGCGCCGTCCGCGTCCACCGGCCGGGGCGGGCTCCGGCGTAGCGAGACGTACGTACGAAAGGAGCCGGCCCCTACGCGTGATGCGTAG